A genomic region of Pelodiscus sinensis isolate JC-2024 chromosome 19, ASM4963464v1, whole genome shotgun sequence contains the following coding sequences:
- the SLC5A5 gene encoding sodium/iodide cotransporter: MEVFVPQMLTFSLWDYGVFGLMLLISTSIGLFYALAKGGQKTSEDFFTGGRQMSAVPVGLSLSASFMSAIQVLGVPAEAYRYGLKFLWMCLGQLLNTLLTAYLFLPVFYRLGLTSTYEYLEMRFSKKVRLCGTIQYIIATMLYTGIVIYAPALILNQVTGLDIWASLLSTGAICTFYTTIGGMKAVIWTDVFQVLVMLSGFIAILIQGTLLLGSPSTVLEIAANHSRVNLADFDPDPRSRYTFWTFTFGGTLVWLSMYGVNQAQVQRYVACKTEREAKLALLVNQVGLFFIVSSAVGCGIVMFALYKDCDPLLAGYISAPDQYMPYLVLDIFEKYPGVPGLFLACAYSGTLSTASTSINAMAAVTVEDLVKPHLPSLSVRKLTLISKGLSLIYGTSCITVAALSSLLGGGVLQGSFTVMGVISGPLLGAFILGMFVPACNTAGVFAGLGAGFVLSFWVAVGGTIYPPSEATMGVLPSYGVLCPLYNASEGTNGTIVLGPLPPRNISAPLERPAIADDFYAMSYLYYGALGTLSTVVVGVLISCLTGPTKRSQMPRGVLWWDIMKQPPTSSPEGGKSPYEDSLTKDSEDSPELQKKPCSSSTFLLAGLAGSEEADRALLAKQAEAAAPGSRWNSEEFLWLCPPTDTSCCHPLLETKV; this comes from the exons ATGGAGGTGTTCGTGCCGCAGATGCTCACCTTCAGCCTCTGGGACTACGGCGTGTTCGGCCTCATGCTGCTGATCTCCACGAGCATCGGGCTCTTCTACGCCCTCGCCAAAGGCGGGCAGAAGACCAGCGAGGACTTCTTCACCGGGGGGCGGCAGATGTCGGCCGTGCCCGTAGGGCTCTCGCTCTCTGCCAGCTTCATGTCGGCCATCCAGGTGCTGGGCGTGCCCGCCGAGGCCTATCGCTACGGCCTCAAGTTCCTGTGGATGTGCCTGGGCCAGCTGCTCAACACCCTGCTGACGGCCTACCTCTTCCTGCCCGTCTTCTACCGCCTGGGGCTGACCAGCACCTACGAG TACCTGGAGATGAGATTCAGCAAGAAAGTTCGTCTGTGCGGGACCATCCAGTACATCATCGCCACG ATGCTGTACACGGGGATCGTCATCTATGCCCCTGCGCTGATCCTCAACCAAG TGACCGGGCTGGATATCTGGGCATCTCTCCTCTCCACCGGCGCCATCTGCACCTTCTACACCACCATA GGCGGGATGAAGGCCGTCATCTGGACCGACGTCTTCCAGGTGCTGGTGATGCTCTCCGGCTTCATCGCCATCTTGATCCAGGGGACGctgctgctgggcagccccagcaccGTCCTGGAGATCGCCGCCAACCACTCCAGGGTCAACCTGGCCGA cttcgACCCGGACCCCCGGAGTCGTTACACCTTCTGGACTTTCACCTTTGGGGGCACCTTGGTGTGGCTCTCCATGTACGGCGTGAACCAGGCCCAGGTCCAGCGCTACGTGGCTTGCAAGACGGAGCGTGAGGCAAAGCT GGCGCTGCTGGTCAACCAAGTGGGCCTCTTCTTCATCGTCTCCAGCGCAGTGGGCTGCGGCATCGTCATGTTTGCGCTCTACAAGGACTGCGACCCGCTCCTGGCCGGATACATCTCCGCCCCCGACCAG TACATGCCCTACCTGGTCCTGGACATCTTTGAGAAGTACCCGGGCGTACCCGGCCTCTTCCTGGCCTGTGCCTACAGCGGAACCCTCAG cacgGCATCCACCAGCATCAACGCCATGGCAGCCGTCACCGTGGAAGACCTGGTCAagccccacctgccctccctgtcaGTGCGGAAACTCACCCTCATCTCCAAGGGGCTCT CGTTGATCTACGGCACCTCGTGCATCACCGTGGCGGCCCTGTCGTCTCTGCTGGGGGGTGGTGTGCTGCAG GGTTCCTTCACCGTCATGGGCGTGATCAGTGGGCCTCTGCTCGGAGCCTTCATCCTTGGGATGTTCGTACCCGCCTGCAACACGGCC GGGGTTTTTGCAGGCTTAGGGGCTGGTTTCGTCCTCTCCTTCTGGGTGGCCGTGGGGGGCACGATCTACCCCCCCAGCGAGGCCACCATGGGGGTGCTACCCTCCTACGGAGTCCTGTGCCCGCTCTACAACGCGAGCGAGGGGACCAACGGCACCATCGTCCTGGGGCCCCTGCCGCCGCGGAACATCTCTGCCCCCCTGGAAAG GCCGGCTATTGCTGACGACTTCTATGCCATGTCCTACCTCTACTACGGGGCTCTGGGAACGCTGTCCACCGTGGTGGTGGGGGTGCTAATCAGTTGCCTGACAG GTCCTACCAAGAGGAGCCAGATGCCCCGGGGGGTGCTCTGGTGGGACATTATGAAGCAGCCACCCACGTcgtccccagagggcgggaagAGCCCCTATGAAGACAGTCTGACCAAG GACTCGGAGGACTCCCCGGAGCTGCAGAAGAAGCCCTGTAGCTCGTCCACGTTCCTGCTGGCGGGGCTCGCGGGCAGCGAGGAGGCCGACCGGGCGCTGCTGGCGAAGCAGGCGGAAGCGGCCGCCCCCGGCTCGCGGTGGAACTCCGAGGAGTtcctctggctctgcccccccaccgACACCAGCTGCTGCCACCCGCTGCTAGAGACCAAGGTCTAG